One segment of Papaver somniferum cultivar HN1 unplaced genomic scaffold, ASM357369v1 unplaced-scaffold_81, whole genome shotgun sequence DNA contains the following:
- the LOC113345504 gene encoding BI1-like protein, giving the protein MQGFMSVSSKVGDLEEGTLYPGISYGESELRWGFIQKVYGILSAQILLTTFISSITVTYAPLNELLRGNSGILFLFAILPFILMVPLYIYQQKHPLNFVFLGLFTACLSVTVSVACANTDGRIVLQALVLTSAVVCSLTGYTFWAAKKGKDFSYLGPILFTCLMVLILTGFMQMFFPLGPTSVAIYGGLSAMVFSAYIVYDTDNLIKRFTYDEYIWASVVLYLDILNLFLSILRVLRGMQSE; this is encoded by the exons ATGCAGGGATTTATGAGTGTAAGTAGTAAAGTTGGTGATTTAGAAGAAGGAACATTATATCCAGGGATCAGTTATGGTGAAAGTGAATTGAGATGGGGTTTTATTCAGAAAGTTTATGGAATTCTATCTGCTCAGATCCTCCTTACTACTTTCATCTCATCTATTACTGTTACCTATGCTCCTCTCAATGAACTCCTTAGAGGAAATTCTGGAATCTTGTTTCTCTTCGCCATCTTGCCTTTCATCT TGATGGTGCCATTGTATATCTATCAACAGAAACATCCATTGAACTTTGTATTCCTTGGGCTCTTTACTGCATGTTTGAGTGTAACTGTCTCAGTTGCATGTGCAAACACAGATG GAAGAATCGTACTCCAAGCACTCGTTTTGACATCAGCTGTGGTTTGTTCGTTGACTGGATACACTTTCTGGGCTGCTAAGAAGGGCAAGGACTTCAGCTATCTAGGACCCATATTGTTTACCTGTCTCATGGTTCTTATCCTAACTGGATTCATGCAG ATGTTCTTCCCACTTGGTCCAACTTCAGTTGCCATCTATGGTGGTTTGAGTGCTATGGTTTTCTCTGCCTATATTGTTTACGACACAGACAACTTGATTAAGCGTTTCACATATGATGAATACATATGGGCATCAGTCGTTCTATATCTTGACATCCTCAACTTGTTCCTCTCCATCTTACGGGTCTTGAGAGGCATGCAATCTGAGTAG
- the LOC113345470 gene encoding N-alpha-acetyltransferase 20-like, with product MGRPLSDYMSTMSEYPEYSLVAVAPGNQIEGYITAINVGEGLEKHCEIKEMHYLRGDMAEMLLKTVEETADNMHNVYYLEVDLHSDNQKYLELFNKVGYTCSKEYYDVIRGDLSSRNTCPVEACISWQKLQQPVLASKTGLSVPSSTSPSDVITDGDMHIHLNSDSGIQKYMINSTSK from the exons ATGGGTCGACCTTTGTCAGACTATATGTCCACCATGTCAGAATACCCTGAGTACTCTCTTGTTGCTGTAGCTCCTGGCAACCAAATTGAGGGTTACA TTACTGCAATTAATGTAGGAGAAGGTTTAGAAAAGCATTGCGAGATTAAGGAGATGCATTACCTGAGAGGCGACATGGCTGAGATGCTACTCAAGACAGTAGAGGAAACAGCTGACAACAT GCATAATGTGTATTATTTGGAAGTAGATTTGCACTCAGACAACCAAAAATACCTTGAATTGTTCAATAAA GTTGGGTATACTTGCAGTAAGGAGTATTATGATGTCATTCGTGGAGATCTA AGCTCACGAAATACTTGTCCGGTGGAGGCTTGCATCTCTTGGCAGAAACTGCAGCAACCAGTACTGGCATCTAAAACTGGACTTTCAGTGCCTTCTTCTACTAGTCCTTCAGATGTGATTACCGACGGTGATATGCATATACATTTAAATAGTGATAGTGGTATACAAAAATACATGATAAATAGTACGTCAAAGTGA